Proteins encoded together in one Chitinophaga lutea window:
- a CDS encoding response regulator, with amino-acid sequence MSDTKKVLAVVDDHPIVIEGLKFLLKTHADFGQVFSFTSGAAFMHFSRDNRADIVLLDISLPDANGVELCREIKSRSPETVVLGLSNQAERSIILQMLESGAGGYLLKSTSADELLENIEAAQHGELVFCNEVKKILAKPGRHPARQLPSLTKREKQLVQLLAQGKTTAMIAAELELSRFTIDTYRKNLLHKFDVRNITELMVIMMREKLL; translated from the coding sequence ATGTCTGATACAAAAAAAGTGCTGGCGGTGGTAGACGACCACCCGATCGTAATCGAGGGACTGAAGTTCCTCCTGAAAACGCATGCAGACTTCGGACAGGTTTTCAGCTTTACCTCCGGCGCCGCTTTCATGCATTTTTCCCGCGATAACCGCGCCGACATCGTGCTGCTCGATATTTCCCTCCCGGACGCCAACGGCGTGGAGCTTTGCCGCGAGATCAAATCCCGTTCGCCCGAAACCGTGGTGCTGGGCCTCAGCAACCAGGCCGAGCGCAGCATCATTCTGCAGATGCTCGAAAGCGGCGCGGGCGGTTACCTGCTGAAAAGCACCTCCGCCGACGAACTGCTGGAAAACATCGAAGCGGCGCAGCACGGCGAGCTGGTGTTCTGTAACGAAGTGAAAAAGATACTGGCCAAACCCGGCCGTCACCCCGCCAGGCAGTTGCCGTCGCTTACCAAAAGGGAAAAACAATTAGTACAATTGCTGGCGCAAGGCAAAACCACGGCGATGATCGCCGCGGAACTGGAACTGAGCCGTTTTACCATCGATACCTACCGCAAGAACCTGCTGCATAAGTTCGACGTCAGGAACATCACGGAGCTGATGGTGATCATGATGCGGGAGAAGCTGTTGTGA
- a CDS encoding glycosyl hydrolase family 28-related protein yields the protein MLALTISQIRGLSGTLSDDVFFTTDDGQQGIWQYDAGSSSIVYPDNTGTVLNTVDGKVIKRIYSGPASVKWFGAKGDGVADDTTAIQNTINALAAKGGAAFMPAGTYRLTETIQLREAVSLLGEENRNHTVLYGTLLSYEGTGIAIQCYYPNGNPGEGNVNTISNIVIRGFYLDDKNNTGSIGLDLQGFRWCRLEDVSVSGFNKGLHTNNNYYSTYGHLQFIRFRTHAIHSENQDNNTHWEKIRVGKAKEGSIVTHATNFSYAYDISMADFCCETDTQHGLCFNYCRGVSVTGYYYESAGAAAKVSAILLTACQGVNISGGAFQGIGTTDRGVYSHGSDEVVISANWFNGFEYAIVNSSITAGDNKNFIQFNNQIDEIDGDYSRLFADGQGGGERIGFRHIEWCRYDAAPRAGSWNKGDIFWRKTAEAGQPMGFICVAAGTPGTWVEFGQMGARTITAAPNIVPNFIGEEVLDTANSKWYKSTGLTAGSWVAIN from the coding sequence ATGTTAGCACTTACGATCAGTCAGATCCGCGGCCTGAGCGGAACACTTTCCGATGATGTATTTTTTACGACCGATGACGGTCAGCAGGGTATCTGGCAATATGATGCCGGCAGCTCCTCCATTGTTTATCCCGATAATACCGGCACCGTGCTGAACACCGTAGACGGCAAGGTGATCAAAAGAATTTACAGCGGCCCTGCCAGCGTAAAATGGTTCGGCGCCAAAGGCGACGGCGTGGCGGACGATACCACAGCCATTCAAAACACGATCAACGCGCTGGCGGCAAAGGGCGGCGCTGCATTTATGCCGGCGGGCACTTACCGGCTTACGGAGACTATCCAGCTGAGAGAGGCGGTTTCCTTGCTTGGCGAAGAAAACCGTAATCATACTGTTCTCTATGGCACCCTGCTGAGTTACGAAGGCACCGGCATCGCGATTCAGTGTTATTACCCGAACGGCAACCCGGGGGAAGGGAATGTGAATACTATTTCGAACATCGTTATAAGGGGCTTCTACCTTGATGACAAAAATAACACCGGCAGTATCGGCCTCGACCTGCAGGGGTTCAGATGGTGCCGGCTGGAAGATGTTTCGGTATCCGGGTTCAACAAAGGGCTGCATACCAATAACAACTACTATTCCACCTACGGGCACCTCCAGTTCATTCGGTTCAGAACCCACGCCATCCACTCGGAAAACCAGGACAATAACACGCACTGGGAAAAAATCAGAGTGGGAAAAGCAAAAGAAGGGAGCATAGTAACACATGCAACGAATTTCAGTTATGCATACGATATCAGCATGGCGGATTTTTGCTGCGAAACCGATACCCAGCACGGCTTGTGCTTTAACTATTGCAGAGGTGTGTCAGTGACCGGGTATTATTACGAATCTGCCGGGGCGGCAGCAAAGGTTTCTGCGATCCTTCTGACAGCCTGCCAGGGCGTTAATATATCAGGTGGCGCGTTTCAGGGCATCGGAACAACTGACCGCGGGGTATATAGCCATGGTTCCGATGAGGTAGTGATCTCCGCCAACTGGTTCAACGGTTTTGAATATGCGATCGTCAACAGCAGCATCACTGCAGGCGACAACAAAAACTTCATCCAGTTTAACAACCAGATTGATGAGATCGACGGCGATTACAGCCGTCTCTTTGCAGACGGCCAGGGCGGCGGTGAGCGGATCGGCTTCCGGCACATTGAATGGTGCCGGTATGATGCAGCGCCTCGTGCTGGTAGCTGGAATAAGGGCGATATCTTCTGGCGTAAAACCGCGGAAGCAGGTCAGCCGATGGGCTTCATCTGTGTAGCCGCCGGCACGCCGGGCACCTGGGTGGAATTCGGGCAGATGGGCGCGCGCACTATCACGGCCGCGCCGAACATCGTACCGAACTTTATCGGCGAAGAGGTGCTGGACACTGCGAACAGCAAATGGTACAAATCGACCGGATTGACTGCCGGCAGCTGGGTGGCCATCAACTAA
- a CDS encoding tetratricopeptide repeat protein → MTKRNSIIAALLLLTAAAQAQEQKSRLQLADEAYQLEQYAVAGPLYKELTDKGKKLSSGHWLKMAHSFRASGQLQHAAGVYRQLLEQPGAPASARYAYAETLQRLGAYDSARAQYQQYATANADSLQLRRTALQSCDSAAAWRSQSSPVNLRPIHSLNTPGSDMVTAVTDKGIVVVSTGYRPEIRETQVPNDKRMRQPFYKAYYYEPYSSTNPNLYGEELAPSIFKSFATHIGPVFVNRAGDTLYATVTMGRKGAANGVRDLQLWQSVKKGGKWAPLTLLPGINLAGYSAGHAVVNNAGDVLYFMSDRPGGLGQTDIWYSEKQADGNWGEPKNCGRFVNTIAAEGFPSMHEGVLYFSSKGHPGLGGYDVYRATGARENWSAPQNLKAPFSSPGDDVSFVLKPDGSGGYLSSDKAGGMGSDDVYRFEGKR, encoded by the coding sequence ATGACCAAAAGGAATTCCATCATCGCGGCCCTTTTACTGCTGACGGCAGCCGCACAGGCACAGGAACAGAAAAGCCGCCTGCAGTTAGCGGATGAGGCCTACCAACTCGAACAATACGCCGTAGCCGGCCCGCTATACAAAGAACTGACCGATAAAGGGAAGAAACTCTCTTCCGGCCACTGGTTAAAAATGGCGCATAGTTTCCGGGCATCCGGCCAGCTGCAGCACGCCGCCGGAGTTTACCGGCAACTGCTGGAACAGCCCGGCGCCCCCGCTTCCGCCCGTTACGCCTACGCGGAAACGTTACAGCGCCTCGGGGCATATGATTCCGCGCGCGCGCAATACCAGCAGTACGCTACTGCCAACGCAGACAGCCTGCAACTCCGCCGGACCGCCCTGCAAAGCTGCGACAGCGCCGCGGCCTGGCGTTCACAAAGCAGCCCGGTCAACCTGCGACCCATCCATTCGCTGAACACACCCGGTTCCGATATGGTGACCGCTGTTACCGATAAAGGCATCGTGGTGGTATCCACGGGCTACCGCCCCGAGATCCGGGAAACCCAAGTCCCCAACGATAAACGGATGAGGCAGCCCTTCTACAAAGCGTATTATTACGAGCCCTATTCGTCCACGAACCCGAACCTCTACGGCGAAGAACTCGCGCCGTCCATCTTCAAATCATTCGCCACCCACATCGGCCCCGTATTCGTGAACCGCGCCGGCGATACCTTATACGCCACCGTCACCATGGGCCGCAAAGGCGCCGCCAACGGCGTGCGTGATTTGCAGTTATGGCAATCGGTGAAGAAGGGCGGGAAATGGGCGCCGCTCACCCTGTTGCCGGGCATCAACCTAGCCGGCTACAGCGCGGGCCACGCGGTGGTCAACAACGCCGGTGATGTATTGTATTTTATGTCGGACAGGCCGGGCGGCCTCGGGCAAACGGACATCTGGTACAGCGAAAAACAGGCGGACGGCAACTGGGGCGAGCCGAAAAACTGCGGTCGCTTCGTCAATACCATTGCTGCCGAAGGTTTTCCGTCGATGCATGAAGGCGTATTGTATTTCTCAAGCAAAGGCCATCCCGGCCTGGGCGGCTACGACGTGTACCGTGCCACCGGCGCAAGGGAAAACTGGAGCGCTCCGCAGAACCTCAAAGCGCCGTTCAGCTCACCCGGCGACGATGTGAGTTTTGTATTGAAACCGGACGGCTCCGGGGGCTACCTGTCTTCTGATAAAGCCGGCGGGATGGGGAGTGATGATGTGTACCGGTTTGAGGGAAAGCGTTGA